In Bombus vancouverensis nearcticus chromosome 1, iyBomVanc1_principal, whole genome shotgun sequence, a single genomic region encodes these proteins:
- the LOC143303377 gene encoding uncharacterized protein LOC143303377, with protein sequence MFSVKSNVKSTLLCGPAELSQSFMFEVAIYWAEEGRRVVYITPTPLERLPAACHDRSNPAPAAFKLMRFMYLEDYKALAKLLVQLHTFATLPSVLLIDDFDAYTGGYKESEVLQDVHTARTCSLILDTMNSCAQILKTNVHVCAWSSSAMQDFNPYTIYFINIWSITDEKENNTILLQKYMQETPTEQCPTYKYCKLDDGTRVLKEVLYEATREES encoded by the exons ATGTTCTCCGTAAAGTCTAATGTGAAATCGACGTTGCTTTGTGGACCAGCAGAGTTGAGTCAATCTTTTATGTTTGAG GTAGCAATTTACTGGGCCGAAGAAGGACGCCGCGTCGTTTACATTACACCGACTCCTTTGGAGAGACTGCCGGCAGCCTGTCACGATAGAAGTAATCCAGCACCCGCGGCTTTCAAGCTGATGAGATTTAT GTACTTGGAGGACTATAAGGCTCTGGCAAAGCTGCTCGTCCAGCTACACACCTTCGCCACTTTGCCTTCTGTGCTCTTGATCGACGACTTCGACGCCTATACCGGTGGCTATAAAGAAAGTGAGGTGTTGCAAGATGTACACACTGCCAGAACGTGTTCTTTGATTCTCGACACGATGAATTCTTGCGCGCAAATCCTGAAAACCAAC GTACATGTGTGCGCCTGGTCCTCTTCCGCGATGCAAGACTTTAACCCGTACACGATATACTTCATCAACATTTGGAGTATAACAGACGAAAAGgagaataatacaatattgcTGCAAAAATACATGCAGGAAACTCCCACTGAACAGTGTCCGACCTATAAATACTGTAAACTCGATGATGGAACGAGAGTGTTGAAAGAAGTTCTGTACGAAGCTACGAGGGAAGAATCTTAG
- the LOC117159493 gene encoding pyrimidodiazepine synthase, with protein MSSLHLGADSQKPAEVKGQVRLYGMKFCPFTHRIRLILSYKNIPHDTVNINIRNKPKWYLEIHPEGKVPALVDADGKVIVDSLVIANHLDEKYPEPSLYNEKTKTRDLELLDHYSKLVSIFSNCIHNNDSRPLKEIVAEFSSLLVEFEEELKTRGTVYFGGAQPGMLDILMWPWVERRKSLSLIYGEPTNFNDGNFSHLMKWMQQMKAQPFVQENECSHEKFAQLVKDLKTGNVDFDKL; from the exons ATGAGCAGTTTACATCTTGGAGCTG ATTCTCAGAAACCAGCAGAAGTGAAAGGACAAGTTCGTTTGTATGGTATGAAATTTTGTCCTTTTACACACAGAATTCGATTAATACTTTCTTATAAAAACATTCCACATGATACTGTTAATATCAATATCAGGAATAAACCAAAATGGTACTTGGAA attcATCCAGAGGGTAAAGTTCCTGCACTTGTTGATGCTGATGGTAAAGTAATCGTTGATTCATTAGTCATAGCAAATCATTTAGATGAAAAATATCCTGAGCCTTccttatataatgaaaaaacaaAAACTCGTGACTTAGAACTGTTAGATCACTATTCCAAG CTTGTTAGTATTTTCTCAAACTGCATTCATAATAACGATAGCAGACCGCTTAAAGAAATTGTTGCTgaattttcatctttattaGTAGAGTTTGAAGAGGAACTTAAAACTCGTGGAACTGTGTATTTTGGAg gAGCACAACCTGGTATGTTAGATATACTTATGTGGCCATGGGTTGAACGACGAAAATCTCTATCTCTCATTTATGGAGAACCTACAAATTTCAATGATGGAAATTTCTCTCATTTA atgaAATGGATGCAACAGATGAAGGCACAGCCATTTGTACAAGAAAACGAATGTTCACATGAAAAATTTGCTCAGTTAGTCAAAGATTTGAAAACTGGAAATGTTGATTTCGATAAACTTTAA
- the MED23 gene encoding mediator complex subunit 23 encodes MTSEIQITTIVNDILKVEAIEEAFSCVLVHHPNSESEKIATWQTELSSAMSNLSKEQQENAVRQFLSMAAAMTNHKRLQLLLSLLENLVTSNVLPARLVCECILNCDKLQYQLEDFWVECFVLIRHIIGGVDYKGVREIMKGCKEKAQTIPSRLDASIQPQLKALENVIEYIFDRNACLLPGYFIVTEIQKAYPDGKNWPHWKLAKLLSNFVESFRNTAQMVSIVGHSKMLPVVEHTGYADLINPWVLDTTTLKFSLKGNLPYDEDLLKPQTELLRYVLEQPYSRDMVCSMLGLQKQQKQRCIALEEQLVELVILAMERAENETLPAEGTDGTVANHYVWLHLSSQLIYFVLFSYACFPSIVMAIHDKLAGRDLRKGRDHLMWVLLQFISGSIQRNPLSNFLPVLKLYDLLYPEKEPLPVPDYTQALCTHQMAITCIWIHLLKKAQSEHSNIHRPIPHTLKLHHEFLQHLVMPNTSLCMGSDYRIALLCNAYSTNQEYFGRPMAALVDTILGTQKGQQQQPMQTLQNNAALASGPTTPLSMSILDSLTVHSKMSLIHSIVTHVIKSAQSKSNMALAPALVETYSRLLVYTEIESLGIKGFISQLLPTVFKSHAWGTLYTLLEMFSYRMHHIQPHYRVQLLSHLHSLAAVPQTNQTQLHLCVESTALRLITGLGSAEVQPQLSRFLSEPKTLVSAESEELNRALVLTLARSMHVTGTGSDSHSGTWCKELLNTIMQNTPHSWANHTLQCFPPVLSEFFQQNSVPKENKQQIKKAVEEEYRNWASMSNENDIIAHFSVPGTPPLFLCLLWKIIFETDRISPIAYKILERIGARALSAHLRKFCDYLVFEFANSVGGQHVNKCVDTVNDMIWKYNIVTIDRLILCLVLRTHEGSDAQVCFFIIQLLLLKAIELRNRTQEFVKENSPEHWKQSNWHEKHLAFHRKFPEKFAPEGIMEQTSGGPSQYQSLPVYFGNVCLRFLPVFDIVVHRYLEIPAVSKSLETLLEHLGCLYKFHDRPVTYLYNTLHYYERKLRDRPPLKRRLVAAVLGSLKEIRAPGWALSEAYQMYMTRSTDDVVTWMPELDYYIRLVRRIVETMSGTAHFPATDWRFNEFPNPAAHALYVTCVELMAVPVAPNIVANSLLDVVAKGYTVIPSDEIHLWINCVGLLLAALPECYWSALHDRLVATISSPGLANWNYSNLTPFQIFNFNSTHNSLLENKFSYMLALAHSVWHHAGVGQITTMPQFIKEKLQPVINSEEQFIYACHLIGPTLARFNAERPNCVVELTVRLYEMLEQVDRVQTHLKYMDPVCDLLYHIKYMFVGDMMKNEVECIIRRLRPALQMRLRFIAHINIDEIQSS; translated from the exons ATGACGAGTGAAATTCAAATCACTACCATTGTTAATGATATTTTA AAAGTGGAAGCTATAGAAGAAGCTTTTAGTTGTGTTTTGGTGCATCACCCAAACAGTGAAAGCGAGAAAATAGCAACATGgcaaacagaattatcatctgCTATGTCAAATTTATCCAAAGAACAGCAAGAGAATGCAGTAAGACAATTTTTATCTATGGCAGCAGCAATGACTAATCATAAGAGATTGCAATTATTATTGTCACTACTTGAAAACTTAGTTACATCTAATGTTTTGCCAGCAAG aCTTGTGTGTGAATGTATATTAAATTGTGATAAACTTCAATATCAGTTAGAAGATTTTTGGGTCGAATGTTTTGTTCTTATTCGGCACATTATTGGAGGAGTTGATTACAAGGGTGTCAGAGAAATAATGAAG GGATGCAAAGAAAAAGCACAAACAATTCCATCGAGATTAGATGCTTCTATTCAGCCTCAATTGAAAGCTTTGGAAAATGTAATTGAATACATTTTTGATAGAAATGCTTGTTTGTTACCAGgatattttattgtaactgAAATTCAAAAGGCTTATCCTGATGGTAAAAACTGGCCACACTGG AAATTAGCAAAATTGCTTTCAAACTTTGTTGAAAGTTTTCGTAATACTGCGCAAATGGTATCTATAGTTGGACATTCAAAGATGTTACCAGTTGTGGAACATACTGGATATGCTGATTTAATCAATCCTTGGGTACTTGATACCACaacattaaaattttcattaaaaggaAATTTGCCTTATGATGAGGATTTACTCAAACCACAAACTGAATTACTGAGATATGTATTAGAACAACCTTATAGTAGGGATATGGTGTGTTCGATGCTTGGTTTACAAAAACAG CAAAAACAACGATGTATAGCTTTGGAAGAGCAATTGGTAGAACTTGTAATTCTTGCTATGGAACGTGCAGAAAATGAAACGTTACCGGCGGAAGGAACTGATGGAACTGTTGCAAATCATTATGTATGGTTACATCTCTCATCACAGCTTATATACTTTGTACTCTTTTCGTACGCTTGTTTCCCGAGTATCGTAATGGCAATACACGATAAATTAGCAGGAAGAGACTTAAGGAAAGGAAGAGATCACTTAATGTGGGTCTTGCTACAATTCATTTCTGGAAGTATTCAGAGAAACCCACTATCAAACTTTTTACCAGTATTAAAACTATACGACCTCCTATATCCAGAAAAGGAACCGTTACCGGTACCGGATTATACTCAAGCATTATGCACACATCAAATGGCTATTACGTGTATATGGATACATTTGCTAAAAAAAGCTCAGTCAGAACATTCCAATATTCACAGACCAATACCACACACTTTGAAACTTCATCATGAATTTTTACAACATTTAGTTATGCCTAACACTTCTCTTTGTATGGGATCTGATTACCGCATTGCTTTGCTATGTAATGCGTATTCTACAAATCAAGAGTATTTTGGTAGACCAATGGCAGCTTTAGTAGATACTATACTTGGTACTCAAAAAGGTCAGCAACAGCAGCCGATGCAGACGTTACAAAATAACGCAGCCCTCGCAAGTGGACCAACGACGCCATTATCGATGTCAATTTTGGATTCATTGACTGTTCACTCTAAAATGAGCCTAATACATAGCATCGTTACTCACGTTATCAAATCGGCACAATCCAAAAGCAATATGGCATTGGCACCAGCATTGGTTGAAACTTATAGTAGATTACTAGTATACACTGAGATTGAAAGTCTTGGCATCAAAGGTTTCATCAGCCAGTTGCTTCCAACAGTTTTCAAGTCTCATGCATGGGGAACATTATATACTCTTTTGGAAATGTTTAGTTATAGGATGCATCATATACAACCGCATTATAGAGTGCAACTTTTGTCTCATTTACATAGCCTTGCAGCTGTACCACAAACTAATCAAACACAACTTCATCTATGTGTGGAAAGCACCGCTCTTCGTTTAATTACTGGATTGGGATCAGCTGAAGTACAACCACAATTATCTCGATTTTTATCAGAACCTAAAACTCTTGTGTCAGCAGAATCTGAGGAGCTGAATAGAGCTTTAGTATTAACGCTGGCACGTTCTATGCACGTTACAGGAACTGGATCAGATAGTCACAGTGGAACATGGTGCAAGGAATTGTtgaacacaattatgcagaaTACCCCACACTCGTGGGCTAATCACACTCTTCAATGTTTTCCTCCAGTGTTAAGTGAATTTTTTCAGCAAAATAGCGTACCAAAAGAAAACAAACAACAGATCAAGAAAGCGGTGGAAGAAGAATATCGAAATTGGGCTTCTATGAGTAATGAAAATGATATAATAGCACACTTTTCTGTACCTGGTACACCACCTCTATTTTTATGCCTTTTGTGGAAGATTATTTTCGAAACTGATCGAATTAGTCCGATCGCGTATAAAATCTTAGAAAGGATTGGAGCCCGAGCTTTGTCGGCGCATCTTCGAAAATTCTGTGATTATCTCGTATTTGAATTTGCTAATAGCGTGGGTGGACAACATGTAAATAAATGTGTAGATACAGTTAACGATATGATATGGAAATACAATATTGTAACTATTGATAGATTAATTCTTTGCCTGGTACTGAGGACTCACGAAGGCAGTGACGCGCAAGTATGCTTttttataattcaattattgttattaaaagcTATTGAATTGAGAAACAGAACCCAAGAGTTTGTGAAAGAAAATTCTCCGGAGCATTGGAAACAATCGAACTGGCATGAAAAACATCTTGCGTTTCATAGAAAATTCCCAGAGAAATTTGCTCCAGAAGGTATTATGGAACAAACTAGCGGAGGACCTAGTCAATATCAAAGTTTGCCTGTTTATTTTGGGAATGTATGCTTACGATTTTTGCCTGTTTTCGATATCGTTGTACATAGGTATTTGGAAATACCAGCTGTGTCAAAAAGTTTAGAAACATTGCTAGAACATTTAggatgtttatataaattccATG ATCGACCTGTTACGTACCTTTATAATACGTTACATTATTATGAACGTAAATTAAGAGACAGACCACCTCTGAAACGACGATTAGTGGCAGCTGTTTTAGGTTCCTTAAAAGAAATTAGGGCACCAGGATGGGCACTCTCAGAAGCTTATCAAATGTACATGACTCGATCTACTGATGATGTTGTCACATGGATGCCAGAATTAGATTACTATATCCGCTTAGTACGAAGAATTGTGGAAA CAATGTCAGGTACAGCTCATTTTCCTGCTACTGATTGGAGATTTAATGAATTTCCCAATCCTGCTGCACATGCATTGTATGTTACATGCGTTGAACTTATGGCTGTCCCTGTTGCTCCAAATATAGTTGCCAATTCATTATTAGATGTAGTTGCAAAAGG GTACACAGTGATACCGTCAGATGAAATTCATTTATGGATAAATTGTGTGGGTTTGCTATTGGCTGCTTTACCAGAGTGTTATTGGTCAGCCCTTCATGACCGATTAGTAGCAACTATTAGCAGCCCAGGTCTAGCTAATTGGAATTACAGTAATTTAACtccatttcaaatatttaattttaatagcaCACATAATagtttattagaaaataaattcaGTTATATGCTGGCATTGGCACATTCTGTGTGGCATCATGCCGGTGTTGGACAAATAACTACTATGCCTCA ATTTATTAAAGAGAAACTTCAACCAGTTATAAATAGCGAAGAACAATTTATATATGCGTGTCATTTAATTGGACCTACTTTAGCAAGATTTAATGCTGAAAGGCCGAATTGTGTTGTAGAATTAACAGTTCGTCTATATGAAATGCTTGAACAAGTCGATCGAGTTCAAACTCATCTAAAATACATGGACCCAGTTTGTGATTTACT ATATCATATAAAGTACATGTTCGTCGGGGATATGATGAAGAACGAAGTGGAATGTATTATACGAAGACTAAGACCTGCTTTACAAATGAGACTACGATTTATTGCTCACATAAATATAGACGAAATTCAGTCTTCCTGA